GTCACGCAACAACTGGGAAAGCTCCCCGGTGGCAAAAGGAAAGTCTTCTTGCTTGCGCATGATGAACCGGTCAAGCGTGGTACCTACCGGTAGGGCCAGATTCTCTTTAATAGTCATAAGAAAGCGGTGTAAGAACGAATTAGATTACGAAAATACTACTAAATCTGTTAGAGAGGGCAATGTTTTTATAAATTCGGCAATTTTAGCAAGTCTATAAATGAAAGTTTTCAAATTTGGAGGAGCTTCCGTCAAGGATGCCGCTGCGGTCAGGAACATCTTCAGAATCCTGTCTCAGCTGCCGGAAAGCGAGGAGTTGGTGGTAGTGGTTTCTGCCATGGGCAAGACCACCAATGCGCTGGAGGACGTCTATCAGAAAGCGCACCAGGGACAGGATTTTGTGCCCGCGCTGGAGGCTTGCCGCCAGTACCATCAGGCCATTGTGCAGGAATTGTTCCCAGACCCGGGGTGCCCCGTGTACGCAGATGTGGCCGCACAGTTTCAGGAACTGGCACAAACCCTCAAAACTCTGCAGCCTGACCACTGGGACCAGCAGTATGACCAGGTCATTAGCCGCGGTGAATTGCTCTCCAGCCTCATTCTACACCATTTTCTGCAAACGCAGGGTATTTCTAACTTTTGGCTGGACTGCCGCACCTGCCTGCGCACCGACGCTACCTGGCGTGAAGGCCGCGTGGACTGGGACTACACAGAACAGCAAGTACAAACCGTCCTTCGTCCCGTCTTAAAACAGCAGCTGGTGGTGACGCAGGGGTTTATTGGCGGCACCCAAGACGGCCAGACCACCACGCTAGGCCGCGAGGGCTCTGACTACAGCGCCGCCATCTTCGCCTTCTGCCTGAACGCGGCCTCGCTCACCATCTGGAAAGACGTGCCCGGCCTGCTCAACGCAGATCCCAAGCTGTTCAAAGACGTGACCCGGTACGAAGAGGTGGCCTATCAGGAAGCAATTGAAATGGCATATTACGGAGCCTCGGTCATTCACCCCAAGACGGTGCAACCCCTGGCCAGCAAATGCATTCCGCTGTATGTGAAATCGTTTCTGCACCCAGAACAGCCCGGCACCGTCATTCATGACTGTCAGCACGATAAAATTGCCCCATCCTTTATCTTAAAGCAGAACCAGTGTTTGTTGTCGTTCAAGGCCAAGGACCTGGGCTTCATCTCTGAGGAGCACTTGAGCGCCATCTTCCAGGCGGTACACGCCGTGCGGCTTAAGATTAACATGATGCAGAACTCGGCGCTGTCTTTCTCAGTGTGCTGTGACTATGACGAGGCCCGCGTGCAACAACTCAAGGAAAGCATAGGGGACCAGTTCATCATCAAGTACAACCAGCCGTTGCACCTGTTCACCATCCAGAACTATGACAAGGCCAGCATTCTGCGCTTGGTCAACGGCCGCGAGATCCTTATGGAACAGCGTACGCGCCATACGTTCCAGTTTGTGGCCAGGCCCACTGAGACCATTGAGCACTAAGCATTTTCCGTTTTTTGCCTATTTTCACCGAAACAACCCAAAAACGACCCCTGAATAAATAGCTATGGAATTCATAAAAGTAACCGAACAGGCACGCCCCCAAGTGGCCCTCATTCAACTGAACCGCCCCAAAGAACTAAACGCGCTTAACCTGCAACTGATGGGGGAGCTGCGCGATGCCCTCAAAGAACTGGACGACAATGAGAACGTACGCGCCATCGTGCTCACCGGCAACGACCGTGCTTTTGCTGCTGGCGCCGATATTAAGCAGATGGCCGGCAAGACCGCCATTGACATGCTCAACATTGACCAGTTTTCTACCTGGGACCAAATCAAGAAAACCAAGAAGCCCATCATTGCGGCGGTGAGCGGTTTTGCCCTGGGCGGTGGTTGTGAATTGGCCATGACTTGTGATATGATCATTGCCTCAGAAACCGCCCAGTTTGGTCAGCCAGAGATTAAGATTGGCGTGATGCCCGGCGCTGGCGGCACGCAACGCCTCACTCGCGCCTTGGGCAAAGCCAAAGCCATGGAAATGGTCTTGACCGGTAAGTTCATATCTGCTCAGGAAGCCGAAAAGCACGGCCTCATCAACCGAGTAACGCCCGTGGAATTGTACCTGGAGGAAGCCTTCAAACTAGCCACTGAGATTGCGCAACTGTCGCCGGTGGCGGTGAAGCTGGCCAAGGAGTCTGTGAACCGCTCCTATGAAACCCACCTGGACGAAGGCCTGCATTTTGAGCGCAAGAACTTCTACCTCACCTTCGCCTCTGAAGACCAAACCGAGGGCATGAACGCTTTTGTAGAGAAGCGCAAGCCTACGTTTACGGGTAGGTAGTTTTTTGAAGCAAGACACAAGACATTCTATCAAGTAAGTCATTTCCGTTTTTGGGCTGTTTTCTGGAAAACAGCCCAAAAACGGAAATTTTGCTTTTGTGACATTTTACATTCTTCATCCTACTCTAAGCATGATGAGTTAAGCACTCATTCGTTCTAAAAAGACAGTTCTGTTTCTGCTGATTTCTGAGAAATGGAGAAGTTGCCAATTTGTTTCTCATAAAAATTGTTTTGCGAGGTGATGATAGAACATCTATAGATTCTATCAGGCATAGACAGAATCTATAACAGCAGGAACATGGAAAGCTTTAATAATACTGCTCTTCTGTTTTCGCCCTGATTTACAGGAAACTGACTAAAAACGAAGGAGAATAAAATCATCACCAGCCTTTTTTGGTTACCTCTAGGCCACCACGCTCTCTGGCGGGCTTGGTTGTAGGGTAATCTTTTGGGTTGTACCTTTGCAGCCGCAAACGGGAAGCAGATTTACAGCGTTCCGGCAACTTTTAATTTACATTTTAACAATAGCATCATGGCAGTATTAGTAGGTAAGAAAGCTCCTGCATTTAAGGCAACCGCCGTAGTGGACGGTGAGTTTGTAGAAGATTTTTCTTTGGAGCAGTACATCGGGAAGAAGCACGTTATTTTCTTCTTCTATCCATTGGACTTCACGTTCGTGTGCCCAACAGAAATCATCGCGTTCCAGGACCGTATGGCAGACTTTGAGCGTAAGAACGTAGCCGTAGTAGGTTGCTCTATTGACTCTCACTTCTCACACTGGGCTTGGTTGAACACCCCA
The nucleotide sequence above comes from Nibribacter ruber. Encoded proteins:
- a CDS encoding aspartate kinase, with translation MKVFKFGGASVKDAAAVRNIFRILSQLPESEELVVVVSAMGKTTNALEDVYQKAHQGQDFVPALEACRQYHQAIVQELFPDPGCPVYADVAAQFQELAQTLKTLQPDHWDQQYDQVISRGELLSSLILHHFLQTQGISNFWLDCRTCLRTDATWREGRVDWDYTEQQVQTVLRPVLKQQLVVTQGFIGGTQDGQTTTLGREGSDYSAAIFAFCLNAASLTIWKDVPGLLNADPKLFKDVTRYEEVAYQEAIEMAYYGASVIHPKTVQPLASKCIPLYVKSFLHPEQPGTVIHDCQHDKIAPSFILKQNQCLLSFKAKDLGFISEEHLSAIFQAVHAVRLKINMMQNSALSFSVCCDYDEARVQQLKESIGDQFIIKYNQPLHLFTIQNYDKASILRLVNGREILMEQRTRHTFQFVARPTETIEH
- a CDS encoding enoyl-CoA hydratase-related protein, translating into MEFIKVTEQARPQVALIQLNRPKELNALNLQLMGELRDALKELDDNENVRAIVLTGNDRAFAAGADIKQMAGKTAIDMLNIDQFSTWDQIKKTKKPIIAAVSGFALGGGCELAMTCDMIIASETAQFGQPEIKIGVMPGAGGTQRLTRALGKAKAMEMVLTGKFISAQEAEKHGLINRVTPVELYLEEAFKLATEIAQLSPVAVKLAKESVNRSYETHLDEGLHFERKNFYLTFASEDQTEGMNAFVEKRKPTFTGR